The genomic region ATATTCCAGCGTTTTAATAATCCTGTGAATCAGAAAAAGCCCTGACATCCGGTAAAGTGTGGTTACACAAAATTTTCTCACCAGGGCAGTAGTAGTCATCGGACAGCTTCTCAAACGGAGTCTTGTCCTTGTATATGTACCTACAACATTCGCAAAAGTGCAGAGCGCATCAGGAGCAGTCAACTTCACCGTAGCAACGCGCGGGCAGGCTCACCCACCCGCAGTCCCGGCAGATGTAGGCCTGCTTCGTCTCAACGCGGCCGAACCGCATCgtgatccgcgccgccgccgcggacgTCGCCCTGCACGGCGCTGGCAGCCGGACCCGCACAAGCAGCGGCGGCGCGCAGAACGCCGACCGGAGCCGCGCGGGGCTCCCCGCCGGCGCGCGCGCCAGCGACGGGGCCTGCGCCTGCATCTGCAGTGCCATTGATGCAGCTCTCTCTCGGATTCTTCTTTACGGCCTAGCCCGTGGAGGCAACAGCTGATCGACGCACGATCTGCCAAGAGCTGCTGATCGAGAGCGATGAAATGCACGCGGGAAAGCACTgtgggaggaggggtgggggtgcctGGGGATAAGAGTCGGTGGTTGGACCGTTGGTGCTGGAAGCATCGCACTTTTCCTTTGCTGCCTAGTGGAGTGGAGGAGGTAAGGGCAGTGTGGAGGCTGCGTGGCATTCATGGCTTCCCTTCGCTCGCTATCCCTTTCCACTGGACGCGCGCGGGTTCCACTTGGCGCCCTCTCTATCTCTCCACTGGACGGGATTCCTCTGTCCTGCTTTTGGATGGCAAATtagcatgtttttttttctttcaagaaGTGCTGAGTATATAGGCAATGTTTTGATTAATTTAATCCAGAAAATAATCATGAACATTGTATTAACAAAATTAACGACATACTAATTATGATCTAGATAAGCACCTACTACGCAATCAGTAGACACATCTACTGATTGCAAGAAGATGCAGATCATGCAGAGGAACAAGGCTGGGATTACTGGGCAATGCCCCCGAACAACAACAATGTCATTCAAGGAGAAGCTTTTTTAGAGCTAAATTATCTGTTGGTCCATGAGCAGCAGGATGGTGCTTCTCATGCAGTTGAGATGGAGCATAGTGGTCTCACTCTATTTCTTGGCATTCATTCCAACAGTGTTGAGTCTGTAGGATCAGTTCAGGGTGCTGTCAATCTACAGCTGTTTGGAAATCTGCTAGCTCCACCAGATCCACCAGCTCATCAGCTTGATGTGATGCAATTTCCATTTGATCTCAATATGTCACTTGAAGCTATGATGCAGCCTATGCAACTGGAGTTTCTTCCCTTGGTGCAACAGGCAAAAGAGGTTGTGCAGCAAGAGCAAATTTCTCTGCTTGACATTGTAGCTAACATTCAGCAGCCACCACAAATTGATGCTTCAAGTGCTTCACAGTTGCTTGGTGCAAatcaaatgcaagatatgacagagcAACTACTGCCAGCCCCTGCCACTCAGCATCCTGCTAGCAACCTGCCATATAGTCAATTCTTATTGGGCCTCACTGAAACTCAGGGCaccaattgaaggaaatatgccccagaggcaataataaagttattatttatttccttatatcatgataaatgtttattattcatgctagaattgtatcaaccggaaacgtaatgcttgtgtgaatacatagacaaacaaagtgtcactagtatgcctgtacttgactagttcgttaattgaagatggttatgcttcctaaccatagacatgagttgtcatttgattaacgggatcacatcattaggagaatgatgtgattgacatgacccattccattagcttagcacccgatcgtttagtatgttgctattgctttcttcatgacttatacatgttcctatgactatgagattatgcaactcccgtttaccgaaggaacactttgtgtgctaccaaacgtcacaacgtaactgggtgattataaaggtgctctacaagtgtctccaaaggtacatgttgggttggcgtatttcgagattaggatttgtcgctccgattgtcggagaggtatctctgagccctctcggtaatacacatcacttaaagccttgcaagcaatgcaactaacaagttagttgcaagatgatgtattacggaatgagtaaagagacttgccggtaacgagattgaattaggtattgagataccgacgatcgaatctcgggcaagtaacatactgatgacaaagggaacaacgtatgttgttatgcggtctggccgataaagatcttcgtagaatatgtaggagccaatatgagcatccaggttccgctattggttattgactggagacgtgtctcggtcatgtctacattgttctcgaacccgtagggtccgcatgcttaacgttacgatgacagtttcattatgattttatatattttgatgtaccgaaggttgttcggagtcccggatgtgatcacggacttgacgaggagtctcgaaatggtcgagacataaagatcgatatattggacgactatatttggacaccagaaaggttccgggtaagattgggacaataccggatcaccgggaggttatcagaacaccccgggaggtatatgggccttattgggccttagtggaaaggaggggaaaggagcaagggagggggcgcccccccaagcccaaaccgaattgggaggggggccgcccccccccctttccttccccctccttcctcttccttccctctcctactcctaataggaaaaaagggaagtcctactcccggtgggagttggactcccccccttgggcgcgccaccctccttggccggccccctcctccactcctttatatacgggggcagggggcaccccagagacataacaattgatcattgatctcttagccatgtgcggtgcccccatccaccataatcctcgataatattgtagcagtgcttaggcgaagccctgcgacggtagaacatcaagatcgtcaccatgccgtcgtgctgacagaactcatccccgacactttgctggatcggagtccggggatcgtcatcgagcttaacgtgtgcaaaaactcggaggtgccgtagtttcggtgcttgatcggtcgggccgtgaagacatacaactacatcaaccgcgttgttataacgcttccgcttccggtctatgagggtacgtagacaacactctcccctctcgttgctgtatatcaccatgatcttgtgtgtgcataggaatttttttgaaattactacgttccccaacagtggcatccgagcctaggttttatgtgttgatgttatatgcacgagtagaacacaagtgagttgtgggcgatataagtcatactgcttaccagcatgtcatactttggttcggcggtatttttggatgaagcggcccgggccgacattacgcgcacgcttacgcgagactggttctaccgacgtgctttgcacacaggtggctggcgggtgtcagtttctccaactttagttgaaccgagtgtgcctacgcccggtccttgcgaaggttaaaacaacaccaacttgacaaactatcgttgtggtttttgatgcgtaggtaagattggttcttgctaagcccgtagcagccacgtaaaacttgcaacaaacaaagtagaggacgtctaacttgtttttgcagggcatgttgtgatgtgatatggtcaaggcatgatgctaaattttattgtatgagatgatcatgttttgtaaccaagttatcggcaactggcaggagccatatggttgtcgctttattgcatgcaatgcaatcgccctgtaatgatttactttatcactaagcggtagcgatagtcgtagaagcataagattggcgagatgacaacgatgctatgatggagatcaagttgtcgcgccggtgatgatggtgatcatgacgatgcttcagagatgaagatcacaggcacaagatgatgatggccatatcatatcacttatattgattgcatgtgatgtttatcttttttgcatcttatcttgctttgattgacggtagcattataagatgatctctcactaaatttcaagataaaagtgttctccctaagtatgcaccgttgctaaagttcgtcgtgcccagacaccacatgatgatcgggtgtgataagctctacgtccatctacaacgggtgcaagccagttttgcacacgcagaatactcaggttaaacttgacgagcctagcatatgcaaatatggcctcggaacactgagaccgaaaggtcgagcgtgaatcatatagtagatatgatcaacatgaaggaaatatgccctagaggcaataataagctattatttatttccttatatcatgataaatgtttattattcatgctagaattgtattatccggaaacataatacatgtgtgaatacatagacaaacaaagtgtcactagtatgcctctacttgactagctcgttgatcaaagatggttatgtttcctaaccatagacatgagttgtcatttgattaacaggatcacatcattaggagaatgatgtgattgacttgacccattctgttagcatagcacttgatcgtttagtttgttgctattgctttcttcatgacttatacatgttcctatgactatgagattatgcaactcccgtttaccggaggaacactttgtgtgcaccaaacgtcacaacgtaactgggtgattataaaggtgctctacaggtgtctccgaaggtacttgttgggttggcgtatttcgagattaggatttgtcacttcgattgtcggagaggtatctctgggccctctcggtaatgcacatcacttaagccttgcaagcattgcaactaatgagttagttgcgggataatgtattacgaaacgagtaaagagacttgccggtaacgagattgaactaggtattgagataccgacgatcgaatctcgggcaagtaacataccgatgacaaagggaacaacgtatgttgttatgcggtctgaccgataaagatcttcgtagaatatgtgggagccaatatgagcatccaggttctgctattggttattgaccggagacgtgtctcggtcatgtctacattgttctcgaacccatagggtacgcacgcttaaggtttcgatgacagttatattatgagtttatgagttttgatgtaccgaaggagttcggagtcccgtatgagatcgggaacaagacgaggagtctcaaaatggtcgagacgtaaagatcgatatattggacgactatattcggacatcggaaagggtccgagtgattcgggtatttttcggagtaccggagagttacgggaatacgtattgggccttattgggccatacgggaaagaaggaaaagggcctcaagggtggtcgcacccctccccttggtctggtccgaattggactagggaaggggggcgcccccttccttccttctccttttcccttcctcttttcctattccatatgggaggtgaaatcctactaggactagggagtcctagtaggactccacacttggcgcgccccctcctagggccggcctcctcctcccttgctcttttatatacgggtgcaggggtgctccccaaggacacaacaattgatcattgatctcttagccgtgtgcggtgcccccttccaccataatcctcgataatattgtagcggtgcttaggcgaagccctgcgacagtagaacatcaagatcgtcaccacgccgtcgtgctgacggaactcttccccgaaattctgctggatcggagtccggggatcgtcatcgagctgaacgtgtgctaaaactcgcaggtgtcgtagtttcgattgcttgatcggtcgggccatgaaaacgtacgactacatcaaccgcgttgtgctaacgcttccgctttcggtctacgagggtacgtacacaacactctcccctctcgttgctatgcatcaccatgatcttacatgtgcgtaggaatttttttgaaattactatgttccccaacagtggtatcagagcctaggttatatgcgttgatgttatgcacgagtagaacacaagtgagttgtgggcgatataaggcatactacttaccagcatgccatactttggttcggcgatattgttggatgaagcggcccggaccgacattacgcgtacgcttacgcgaggccggttctaccgacgtgctttgcacacaggtggctggcgggtgttagtttctctaactttagttgaaccaagtgtggctacgtccggtccttacgaaggttaaaacagcaccaacttgacaaactatcgttgtggttttgatgcgtaggtaagaacggttcttgctcagcccgtagcagccacgtaaaacttgcaactacaaagtagaggatgtctaacttgtttttgcagggcatgttgtgatgtgatatggtcaagacgtgatgagacataagttgttgtatgagatgatcatgttttattgaagttatcggcaactggcaaaagccttatggttatctctctattgcataagatgcaagcgccaaataattgctttactttatcgctatgcgatagcaatagttgcaagagcaattgttggcgagacaaccatgtgacgacacattgatatagatcaagatgatggagatcatggtgtcatgccggtgacgatggagatcatgacgatgctttggagatggagatcaaaggcacaagatgatgatggccatatcatgtcacatattttgattgcatgtgatgtttatcttttatacatcttattttgcttagttcgacggtagctttataagatgatctctcactaattatcaaggtacaagtgttctccctgagtatgcaccgttgcgaaagttcttcgtgctgagacaccacgtgatgatcgggtgtgataggctctacgttcaaatacaacgggtgcaaaacagttgcacacgcggaatactcaggttaaacttgacgagcctagcatataacagatatggcctcggaacacggagaccgaaaggtcgagcgtgaatcatatagtagatatgatcaacatagtgatgttcaccattgaaactactccatctcacgtgatgatcggacatggtttagttgatttggatcacgtgatcacttagaggattagagggatgtctatctaagtgggagttcttaagtaatatgattaattgaactttaatttatcatgaacttagtcctggtagtattagcatatctatgttgtagatcaatagctcgcgttgttgcttccctgttttatttttgatatgttcctagagaaaactaagttgaaagatgttagtagcaatgatgcggattggatccgtgatctgaggtttatcctcattgctgcacagaagaattatgtctttgatgcaccgctaggtgacaaacctattgcaggagcagatgcagatgttatgaacatttggctagctcaatatgatgactacttgatagtttagtgcaccatgcttaaacggcttagaatcgggacttcaaagacgttttgaacgtcatggaccatatgagatgttccaggagttgaagttaatatttcaagcaaatacccgagttgagagatatgaagtctccaacaagttctatagctaaaagatggaggagaata from Triticum aestivum cultivar Chinese Spring chromosome 4A, IWGSC CS RefSeq v2.1, whole genome shotgun sequence harbors:
- the LOC123086648 gene encoding uncharacterized protein, with the protein product MALQMQAQAPSLARAPAGSPARLRSAFCAPPLLVRVRLPAPCRATSAAAARITMRFGRVETKQAYICRDCGYIYKDKTPFEKLSDDYYCPVCAAPKRRFRPYEPPVAKNANATDARKARKEQLKKDETVGKALPIGIAVGIVALAALFFYLNSVY